A single window of Collinsella aerofaciens DNA harbors:
- the cbiB gene encoding adenosylcobinamide-phosphate synthase CbiB, which translates to MTILAVAAGFAADLAFGDPRWLPHPVVAMGRAITWAEGRLRGAFPQTPAGTRAAGLVLAVALPLACGLLTWGILHLCGMVHSGLRFVAEAWASYQILAACELRRQSLAVARAFSKGGLVAAREAVGLIVGRDTSVLDEQGVARAAVETVAENASDGVIAPLFYLMIGGAPLGMAYKAVNTLDSMVGYKNALYIDFGCASARLDDAVNWIPSRLSALLMIVVCPIVGLDARGAARIWRRDRRRHASPNSAQTESACAGALGLRLAGPAVYFGKLVEKPTIGDASREIEWGDIARATRLMLAASVCALVVFGAARAAVVLAVGAMS; encoded by the coding sequence ATGACCATTCTTGCCGTCGCCGCCGGGTTCGCGGCCGACCTTGCCTTCGGCGACCCGCGCTGGCTTCCCCATCCCGTCGTCGCCATGGGGCGCGCGATCACGTGGGCCGAAGGCCGCCTGCGGGGCGCATTCCCGCAAACGCCCGCGGGCACGCGCGCCGCAGGGCTTGTGCTCGCCGTGGCGCTTCCGCTTGCGTGTGGACTTTTGACCTGGGGAATCCTGCATCTTTGCGGCATGGTTCACTCCGGCTTGCGCTTCGTGGCCGAGGCATGGGCGAGCTATCAGATTCTCGCGGCATGCGAGCTGCGCCGCCAGAGCCTGGCCGTGGCCCGCGCGTTCTCGAAGGGCGGCCTTGTCGCGGCGCGCGAAGCCGTCGGGCTCATCGTGGGACGCGACACGTCTGTTCTCGACGAGCAGGGCGTCGCGCGCGCCGCTGTGGAAACGGTGGCGGAGAACGCGAGCGACGGCGTCATCGCGCCGTTGTTCTACCTTATGATCGGGGGTGCGCCCTTGGGCATGGCGTACAAGGCGGTGAACACGCTCGACAGCATGGTGGGCTACAAAAACGCGCTCTACATCGACTTCGGCTGCGCCTCGGCGCGCCTCGACGATGCGGTGAACTGGATTCCCTCGCGCTTATCGGCCCTGCTCATGATCGTCGTGTGCCCGATCGTCGGGCTCGACGCGCGCGGGGCGGCGCGCATCTGGCGCCGCGACAGGCGTCGCCATGCGAGCCCCAACTCGGCGCAGACCGAGTCGGCGTGCGCGGGCGCGCTCGGGCTGCGCCTGGCAGGACCCGCGGTGTATTTCGGCAAGCTCGTTGAGAAACCGACGATAGGCGACGCGTCCCGCGAAATCGAGTGGGGAGACATCGCCCGGGCGACTAGGCTCATGCTCGCCGCGTCCGTATGCGCGCTCGTCGTCTTCGGTGCCGCACGTGCAGCGGTCGTGCTCGCCGTGGGGGCGATGTCATGA
- a CDS encoding histidine phosphatase family protein — protein sequence MVSAMGRARDACHAGGGGHAPMMLVVGGARSGKRTFVCERLGFAADDFVDAAQLAEGGVPAAFAGRVAYRAEELVRALDADRALERLIGFDAVILSLVGSGVVPMRAEDAQWRERAGRLGCALAARADVVVRMTCGIPQVIKGNLADAPRGTQGAVAPLEVVFVRHGATAGTEDHRYSGAGTDEPLSSAGERALRDLACDRDVYRVITSGMARADQTARILFPNAELMACPGLREMDFGDFEGRSAAELKEDARYRAWVDSWCETRCPHGEGKSDFTRRVVAAFKEACESGCAQGSGRAVFVVHAGTVKALLSELAVPKMGYFDVHTEPGGAWAATWDGRCLLDVRPASGGDVR from the coding sequence ATGGTTTCTGCAATGGGCCGAGCTCGCGATGCTTGCCATGCTGGTGGCGGGGGGCATGCTCCTATGATGCTCGTGGTAGGTGGCGCGCGTTCGGGGAAGAGGACCTTCGTGTGCGAAAGGCTCGGGTTCGCGGCGGACGATTTCGTCGACGCGGCGCAGCTTGCGGAGGGCGGCGTGCCCGCGGCTTTTGCCGGCCGCGTCGCGTACCGTGCTGAGGAACTCGTACGCGCGCTCGACGCTGACCGGGCGCTCGAGCGGCTGATCGGCTTCGACGCAGTGATTCTGTCCTTGGTGGGCTCGGGGGTCGTCCCCATGCGTGCGGAAGACGCCCAATGGCGCGAGCGCGCGGGGCGCCTGGGATGCGCGCTCGCTGCGCGCGCCGACGTCGTCGTGCGCATGACGTGCGGGATTCCCCAGGTCATCAAAGGAAACCTTGCCGATGCGCCTCGAGGGACGCAGGGCGCGGTCGCGCCTTTGGAAGTCGTCTTCGTGCGCCATGGTGCCACAGCGGGCACGGAAGACCATCGCTACAGCGGGGCGGGCACTGACGAGCCCCTGTCGAGCGCGGGCGAGCGCGCTTTGCGCGACCTCGCGTGCGATCGTGACGTGTACCGTGTTATCACGAGCGGCATGGCTCGCGCCGACCAGACGGCGCGCATCCTCTTCCCGAACGCGGAGCTTATGGCGTGCCCCGGTCTGCGCGAGATGGATTTCGGCGACTTCGAGGGGCGAAGCGCCGCTGAGCTTAAAGAGGATGCGCGCTACCGCGCCTGGGTAGACTCCTGGTGCGAGACGCGCTGCCCGCATGGCGAGGGCAAGAGCGATTTCACCCGCCGCGTCGTCGCGGCGTTTAAGGAGGCGTGCGAATCGGGGTGTGCCCAGGGGAGTGGGCGCGCCGTCTTCGTCGTTCACGCGGGTACCGTGAAAGCGCTGCTCTCCGAGCTAGCTGTCCCGAAAATGGGATACTTCGACGTGCATACCGAGCCGGGCGGCGCATGGGCCGCCACCTGGGATGGGCGCTGCCTTCTCGACGTTCGCCCCGCTTCGGGGGGCGATGTCCGGTGA
- the cobS gene encoding adenosylcobinamide-GDP ribazoletransferase, with amino-acid sequence MKIAEAIGAAFGTFSRIPVPKSAWTDFGSTHALAAFPLVGLAEGFLMTVWGHVANLLGVPATIVAAVLVALPVAVTGGIHLDGLCDTSDALASWAPRERKLEIMHDPRAGAFGVIGVVMYLILQFSLFTALPLTAGAFLALLCSLVFSRALSGLAVECWPAARADGMAAGLSPAKKRAAIVVPLCAFAAASAAGMVACAQAVGALMAVAGLLALAWYRHVALSRFGGVTGDLAGWFLQWAELAMLAMLVAGGMLL; translated from the coding sequence GTGAAGATAGCAGAGGCAATCGGCGCGGCGTTCGGAACGTTCTCGCGCATCCCCGTCCCGAAATCGGCCTGGACCGATTTCGGGTCAACCCATGCGCTTGCCGCGTTTCCCCTGGTGGGCCTTGCGGAAGGCTTCCTCATGACGGTGTGGGGGCACGTGGCGAACCTGCTCGGTGTGCCTGCGACCATCGTCGCGGCCGTGCTCGTGGCGCTGCCTGTGGCGGTGACGGGAGGCATCCACCTAGACGGGCTCTGCGACACCTCCGATGCGCTTGCAAGTTGGGCCCCGCGCGAGCGAAAGCTCGAGATCATGCACGACCCGCGGGCGGGCGCCTTCGGGGTCATTGGTGTTGTCATGTACCTTATTCTGCAGTTTTCCCTGTTCACCGCGCTGCCGCTTACGGCGGGGGCGTTCCTCGCGCTTCTGTGCTCGCTCGTGTTCTCCCGCGCGCTTTCGGGGCTCGCCGTAGAATGCTGGCCTGCCGCGCGGGCGGACGGCATGGCCGCGGGGCTTTCGCCTGCGAAGAAGCGCGCGGCGATCGTCGTGCCGCTTTGCGCTTTTGCTGCGGCTTCGGCTGCAGGGATGGTCGCGTGCGCTCAGGCCGTCGGCGCCCTTATGGCGGTGGCGGGGCTTTTGGCGCTCGCGTGGTACCGCCATGTTGCCCTGTCCCGCTTCGGCGGGGTGACGGGGGATTTGGCTGGATGGTTTCTGCAATGGGCCGAGCTCGCGATGCTTGCCATGCTGGTGGCGGGGGGCATGCTCCTATGA
- a CDS encoding bifunctional adenosylcobinamide kinase/adenosylcobinamide-phosphate guanylyltransferase, protein MAVTFVIGAAASGKSAYAESLCLGHDGPRVYLATMEPFGEEGARRIARHRALREGKGFSTLERTRDVGAAVPGLPRGCTLLLEDVGNLVANELFAEAGLSPRDPDAVAREVLGGIERLAQAAAYTVVVTVDVFADGMRYDEGTEVWRRALARVNAGVSALADCAVEVVCGIPVWMKGEGPTR, encoded by the coding sequence ATGGCGGTGACGTTCGTTATCGGCGCCGCCGCGAGCGGTAAGAGCGCCTACGCCGAGTCCCTGTGCCTCGGGCACGACGGCCCTCGCGTGTACCTGGCAACGATGGAGCCCTTCGGGGAAGAGGGCGCCCGCCGCATCGCGCGCCATCGGGCGCTGCGCGAGGGCAAGGGGTTTTCCACCCTCGAGCGCACGCGTGACGTGGGCGCCGCAGTGCCCGGGCTTCCGCGCGGCTGCACGCTTCTTTTGGAGGACGTGGGCAACCTGGTTGCAAACGAGCTTTTCGCGGAAGCCGGCTTGTCCCCACGTGACCCCGACGCTGTGGCGCGCGAGGTGCTCGGAGGCATCGAACGGCTCGCTCAGGCCGCTGCGTATACGGTGGTTGTCACCGTCGACGTGTTCGCCGATGGGATGCGCTACGATGAGGGGACCGAGGTATGGAGGCGCGCGCTCGCGCGCGTGAACGCGGGCGTGTCGGCGCTGGCCGACTGCGCTGTCGAAGTGGTATGCGGGATTCCCGTGTGGATGAAAGGCGAAGGACCTACAAGGTGA
- a CDS encoding nicotinate-nucleotide--dimethylbenzimidazole phosphoribosyltransferase encodes MAEATETALACIREEVERAFSSAPGAVLEAALSRIAPADECARAAAYAAWDSIAHPLGGLGDFEDAVACIAAAQGSAEVAEFPRALAVFFSDNGVVAEGVSQSGQDVTRAVARNMCEGATSACRMAAFAGAEVVPVDVGMARGIEDARMVRANVRRGSGNIAHGSAMSRDGAVRAIEVGIAVACGLARAGVRLLAAGEMGIGNTTTSAAVAAVLIRADARSLVGRGAGLSDASLARKRDVVERAIDANSPDPADPIDVLSKVGGFDIAAMCGFYLGAAASKAPALLDGVISCTAALCAARLCPNALGYLVGTHASSEPASQELLRELGIKAPLDAGMHLGEGAGAMAYLPLLDSALCVYRDGKTFTATGMAAYEHFEAGKWR; translated from the coding sequence ATGGCTGAGGCAACCGAAACCGCGCTTGCCTGCATCCGCGAGGAAGTCGAGCGCGCGTTCTCGTCGGCGCCGGGCGCCGTGCTCGAAGCCGCGCTCTCCCGGATCGCGCCCGCAGACGAGTGCGCCCGCGCCGCCGCGTACGCCGCGTGGGACTCCATCGCGCACCCCTTGGGGGGATTGGGCGACTTTGAAGACGCCGTCGCGTGTATCGCCGCAGCTCAGGGGAGCGCCGAGGTGGCCGAGTTCCCCCGTGCGCTCGCGGTATTCTTCTCCGACAACGGGGTCGTTGCCGAAGGCGTGTCGCAAAGCGGGCAAGACGTGACGCGAGCCGTCGCGCGCAACATGTGCGAGGGGGCCACAAGCGCTTGCCGCATGGCGGCGTTCGCGGGTGCCGAGGTCGTGCCCGTCGACGTGGGTATGGCCCGGGGCATAGAAGACGCGCGCATGGTGCGCGCGAACGTGCGGCGGGGGAGCGGCAACATCGCGCACGGCTCCGCTATGTCTCGCGATGGGGCCGTGCGCGCGATCGAGGTCGGAATCGCCGTCGCGTGCGGGCTTGCCCGCGCCGGCGTGCGCCTTCTCGCCGCGGGCGAGATGGGCATCGGCAACACGACCACCTCGGCGGCGGTGGCCGCAGTGCTCATCCGGGCGGACGCGCGGAGCCTCGTCGGGCGCGGCGCGGGGCTCTCGGACGCCTCGCTCGCGCGCAAGCGCGACGTGGTCGAGCGCGCTATCGACGCGAACTCGCCCGATCCCGCCGACCCGATCGACGTGCTCTCGAAGGTGGGCGGCTTCGACATTGCGGCGATGTGCGGCTTCTACCTGGGGGCCGCGGCCTCGAAGGCGCCGGCACTCCTCGACGGGGTCATATCCTGCACGGCGGCTCTGTGCGCGGCGCGCCTGTGCCCCAACGCCTTGGGCTACCTCGTGGGCACCCACGCATCAAGCGAACCCGCAAGCCAGGAGCTCCTTCGCGAGCTCGGCATAAAGGCACCCCTCGACGCAGGCATGCACTTGGGCGAGGGCGCGGGCGCCATGGCGTATCTGCCCCTTCTGGATTCGGCGCTGTGCGTGTACCGGGATGGGAAGACGTTCACGGCGACTGGCATGGCTGCTTACGAGCATTTCGAGGCCGGGAAATGGCGGTGA
- a CDS encoding cobyrinate a,c-diamide synthase, giving the protein MSTTIPRFMVAAPSSGSGKTVVTCALLRALARRGLACAAFKCGPDYIDPLFHRRVVGARSGNLDGFFTDAPTLRALLARGAAGADVAVLEGAMGFYDGMAPGVADASSYQVACDTETPVVLVVNGRGASLSLAAVIRGIAEFLPCANVRGVVLNKTSAAACAYAKPAIEKHTGVAVLGNIPADDAFSLESRHLGLVTADEVEQLSARIDKMAELVEKSVDVDCLLEIAATAPDIREDPYRLEPIAGARPIVAVARDEAFSFYYEENLRALEDLGCELAFFSPLCDSELPRGASALYLGGGYPELHVRQLSENAPMREAVRRAVESGMPTVAECGGFLYLQREISDSEGRRWPVVGALEGASENGGRLSHFGYVELTSQRDGLYGPRGTRIRAHEFHYWQSTCPGGDFWAQKPRRDKGWPCMTTTPSLVAGFPHVYYPANPDVARAFASAAASFAERRRHG; this is encoded by the coding sequence GTGAGCACGACCATCCCGCGCTTCATGGTCGCTGCGCCCTCGAGCGGGAGCGGCAAGACGGTCGTTACGTGCGCGCTCCTGCGCGCGCTTGCGCGCCGCGGCCTCGCATGCGCGGCCTTCAAATGCGGCCCCGACTACATTGACCCGCTCTTTCATCGCCGCGTCGTGGGTGCGCGCTCGGGCAACTTAGACGGCTTCTTCACCGACGCCCCGACGCTGCGCGCCCTGCTCGCACGCGGCGCCGCGGGCGCGGATGTCGCGGTGCTCGAGGGGGCCATGGGCTTCTACGACGGCATGGCGCCCGGCGTGGCCGACGCGAGCAGCTACCAGGTTGCGTGCGACACGGAAACGCCGGTCGTTTTAGTGGTGAACGGGCGCGGGGCGTCTTTATCGCTCGCCGCCGTAATCCGCGGCATCGCCGAGTTCCTGCCTTGTGCGAACGTGCGCGGCGTCGTGCTGAACAAGACGAGCGCCGCTGCCTGCGCCTACGCGAAGCCTGCGATCGAGAAGCACACGGGTGTCGCGGTTTTGGGGAATATCCCCGCCGACGATGCGTTCTCGCTCGAAAGCCGGCATTTGGGGCTTGTGACCGCCGACGAGGTCGAGCAGCTCTCCGCGCGCATCGACAAGATGGCCGAGCTGGTGGAAAAGAGCGTCGACGTCGACTGCTTGCTCGAAATAGCGGCGACGGCACCCGATATCCGCGAGGATCCTTACCGGTTGGAGCCGATCGCGGGAGCGCGGCCCATCGTCGCCGTCGCGCGTGACGAGGCGTTCTCGTTCTACTACGAGGAGAACCTGCGCGCGCTCGAGGACCTGGGTTGCGAGCTGGCCTTTTTCAGCCCCCTGTGTGATAGCGAGTTGCCGCGGGGGGCAAGCGCCCTCTATCTGGGAGGCGGCTACCCGGAGCTCCATGTGCGGCAGCTCTCCGAGAACGCGCCGATGCGCGAGGCGGTGCGGCGTGCGGTGGAATCCGGCATGCCGACGGTTGCCGAATGCGGTGGGTTTCTGTACCTGCAGCGCGAAATCTCCGATAGCGAGGGGCGGCGCTGGCCTGTTGTGGGCGCCCTTGAGGGCGCAAGCGAGAACGGGGGAAGGCTGTCCCATTTCGGGTACGTGGAGCTCACTTCCCAACGCGACGGGCTCTACGGGCCGCGCGGCACACGCATCCGCGCGCACGAGTTCCACTACTGGCAGTCCACCTGCCCGGGCGGCGACTTTTGGGCGCAAAAGCCCCGGCGCGACAAGGGCTGGCCGTGCATGACGACTACCCCGTCCCTGGTTGCGGGCTTCCCGCATGTGTACTATCCTGCGAACCCCGACGTTGCGCGCGCGTTCGCGTCTGCCGCAGCGTCGTTCGCAGAGAGGAGACGGCATGGCTGA
- the cbiE gene encoding precorrin-6y C5,15-methyltransferase (decarboxylating) subunit CbiE, with protein MRKVTIIGAGPGNPDLLSRAALDAIDIADVVIGAHRALAGIDVPPDVVRCELVKTADIVAALTDAASWQRAVVVMTGDVGLFSGARRLVEALSGDAQVDVRVIPGISSASYLAARLARPWQDWRFASAHGVACDIVAEAERAGELFLVTSGGEDPSRLSGELVQAGFGDACVTVAERLSYPDERITCATASEITGQTFDDLNVMLIDFAGGAGSPAGSSAASEVPAGVSAPAAASSAADSAGASRAASSRWPYASSGIPDELFIRGDVPMTKQEVRAVALAKLRLTATDTVWDVGAGTGSVSIEAALVARAGSVWAVERNAAGVRLIRENADAFGCGNVHAVPGVAPEALAILPVPDAVFVGGSAGELPSIVEVALEKNSQVRLCVPCVTVETLTEACALLSSSRFKGFEACQVSAARAEAVGSHHLMKAQNPVFLVSARGAGGEGGAR; from the coding sequence ATGCGAAAGGTAACGATCATCGGGGCGGGGCCCGGAAACCCCGACTTGCTCTCGCGCGCGGCGCTCGACGCGATCGACATCGCCGACGTGGTCATCGGCGCTCATCGCGCGCTTGCCGGCATCGACGTGCCGCCCGACGTGGTGAGATGCGAGCTCGTGAAGACGGCGGACATCGTCGCCGCGCTCACCGATGCGGCGTCGTGGCAGCGCGCCGTGGTCGTGATGACGGGCGATGTGGGGCTGTTCAGCGGCGCGCGCCGCCTGGTGGAGGCGCTCTCCGGCGACGCGCAGGTGGACGTGCGCGTCATTCCCGGCATAAGCTCAGCGTCGTATCTCGCCGCGCGCCTCGCGCGTCCATGGCAGGATTGGCGCTTCGCGAGCGCTCACGGCGTGGCGTGCGACATCGTGGCCGAGGCCGAGCGCGCAGGTGAGCTCTTCCTCGTCACGTCGGGCGGGGAAGATCCCTCGCGGCTTTCGGGCGAGCTTGTGCAGGCGGGCTTCGGGGACGCGTGCGTGACGGTGGCCGAGCGCCTGTCGTACCCCGACGAGCGCATCACCTGCGCGACCGCAAGTGAAATCACAGGTCAGACGTTCGACGACTTGAACGTGATGCTTATCGATTTCGCAGGCGGCGCCGGGTCGCCTGCGGGCTCTAGCGCAGCCTCCGAGGTGCCGGCCGGCGTGTCTGCGCCCGCGGCGGCTTCTTCCGCGGCGGACTCTGCGGGCGCATCCCGCGCCGCGAGTTCCCGCTGGCCGTACGCTTCCTCGGGCATTCCCGACGAGCTCTTCATCCGCGGCGACGTTCCCATGACCAAGCAGGAGGTGCGCGCCGTCGCGCTCGCGAAGCTGCGCCTTACCGCGACCGACACCGTGTGGGACGTCGGCGCCGGCACGGGGAGCGTGTCGATCGAGGCGGCGCTCGTCGCGCGAGCGGGGTCGGTATGGGCGGTCGAGCGCAACGCGGCCGGCGTGCGGCTCATCCGAGAGAACGCGGATGCATTCGGGTGCGGCAACGTGCATGCGGTCCCCGGTGTCGCCCCCGAAGCGCTCGCGATACTGCCCGTCCCCGACGCCGTGTTCGTCGGCGGGAGCGCGGGCGAGCTTCCCTCCATCGTGGAGGTGGCGCTCGAGAAGAACTCGCAGGTTCGCCTGTGCGTGCCATGCGTCACCGTTGAGACGCTCACCGAGGCGTGCGCGCTCCTCTCGAGTTCGCGCTTTAAGGGGTTCGAGGCTTGCCAGGTTTCGGCCGCCCGCGCCGAGGCTGTAGGCTCGCACCATCTTATGAAGGCGCAAAACCCCGTGTTCCTCGTCAGCGCGCGTGGTGCAGGTGGGGAAGGCGGCGCCCGGTGA
- the cobJ gene encoding precorrin-3B C(17)-methyltransferase — MGKLFVVGIGPGGPDGMTIAARRALEAADIVVGYTKYVELALAAVPDAAHLATPMMHEVERCRLALSRAQSGEAVALVCSGDAGVYGMASPVLDLAEDYPDVDVEVIAGATAAQSGSAVLGAPLAHDFAVVSLSDLLTPWEIIERRLAAVASADFCICLYNPRSRKRADRLSRAVKIMLEWKAPDTLCGWVRNIGREGQQSGMCRLSELGEIDADMFTTVFVGNADTKLVGGRMVTPRGYREIPCER; from the coding sequence ATGGGAAAGCTCTTCGTGGTGGGGATCGGCCCAGGCGGCCCCGACGGCATGACGATTGCGGCTCGGCGCGCGCTCGAGGCGGCCGACATCGTTGTGGGGTACACGAAATACGTGGAGCTCGCGCTCGCCGCCGTGCCCGACGCGGCGCATCTCGCGACGCCGATGATGCACGAGGTCGAACGGTGCCGCCTGGCGCTTTCGCGCGCGCAGAGCGGAGAAGCCGTGGCGCTCGTGTGCAGCGGTGACGCGGGCGTGTACGGCATGGCGAGCCCCGTGTTGGATCTTGCGGAGGACTACCCCGATGTAGACGTGGAAGTTATCGCCGGGGCCACCGCGGCTCAGAGCGGGTCGGCGGTGCTCGGCGCCCCGCTTGCCCACGACTTTGCGGTCGTGTCGCTCTCTGACCTGCTCACGCCGTGGGAGATCATCGAGCGCAGGCTCGCCGCCGTCGCGAGCGCCGACTTCTGCATCTGTTTGTACAACCCGCGCAGCAGAAAGCGCGCCGACAGGCTCTCGCGCGCGGTGAAGATTATGCTTGAATGGAAGGCCCCCGACACGCTCTGCGGCTGGGTACGCAACATCGGGCGCGAGGGGCAGCAGTCGGGCATGTGCAGGCTCTCCGAGCTGGGGGAGATCGACGCCGACATGTTCACCACCGTGTTCGTCGGCAACGCGGACACGAAGCTCGTAGGCGGCCGTATGGTCACGCCGCGCGGGTATCGGGAGATTCCATGCGAAAGGTAA
- a CDS encoding cobalamin biosynthesis protein, with the protein MAERTARALSDCAQTGEDDPGWDVSVSRGFGEGKADLRAWTALAWEASDALLFVGAAGIAVRAIAPHVASKATDSAVVVIDEAGRFAVPLLSGHLGGANELAQTVARAAGAIPVITTATDVRGVWAVDTWARCAGLAVSNPEAIKRVSARLLSGGRVALYSDIPISGQPPEGVDIASDRARADIVVSPFAGANAGASVRAAETTGEVVPAGETGKPAGVRAQAPAPEPLRLVVPCIVAGIGCRRGACAEAIGEAFLLACGQAGISPSAVREAATIDVKAHEEGLLAFCRARNIPLATYSAEELSQVEGSVSPSDFVRATVGVDNVCERTALADGGKLIFPKLAHGGVTVAFSKVTIKLSFKER; encoded by the coding sequence TTGGCGGAGCGCACCGCACGCGCGCTTTCCGATTGCGCGCAGACAGGTGAAGATGACCCTGGCTGGGACGTTTCCGTTTCGCGCGGGTTCGGCGAGGGGAAGGCCGACCTGCGCGCATGGACGGCGCTCGCGTGGGAAGCGTCGGACGCGCTTCTGTTCGTGGGCGCGGCGGGCATCGCCGTGCGGGCGATCGCGCCGCATGTCGCCTCGAAGGCAACCGATTCCGCGGTTGTGGTGATCGACGAGGCGGGGCGCTTTGCCGTCCCGCTTTTGTCGGGGCATTTGGGCGGTGCGAACGAGCTTGCGCAAACTGTGGCACGCGCGGCAGGGGCCATCCCCGTCATCACTACGGCGACCGACGTCCGCGGCGTGTGGGCGGTGGATACGTGGGCGCGCTGTGCGGGGCTCGCCGTTTCGAATCCCGAGGCCATCAAGCGAGTGTCGGCGCGGCTGCTTTCGGGCGGGCGCGTGGCGCTCTATTCCGACATACCGATTTCGGGACAGCCGCCTGAGGGGGTTGACATTGCGTCCGACCGCGCTCGTGCCGATATCGTCGTGTCGCCGTTTGCTGGCGCGAATGCAGGTGCGTCCGTTCGCGCGGCGGAGACAACGGGCGAGGTCGTGCCCGCCGGTGAGACGGGGAAGCCGGCGGGCGTGCGGGCGCAGGCGCCGGCCCCCGAGCCGCTTCGCCTTGTCGTGCCCTGCATCGTTGCGGGCATAGGGTGCCGTCGCGGTGCGTGCGCCGAAGCGATCGGGGAGGCGTTTCTTCTCGCGTGCGGGCAGGCGGGCATCTCGCCTTCGGCCGTGCGCGAGGCGGCGACGATCGACGTGAAGGCGCACGAGGAGGGTCTGCTCGCCTTCTGCCGCGCGCGCAATATCCCGCTTGCGACGTATTCCGCAGAGGAGTTGTCGCAGGTCGAAGGCAGCGTTTCGCCATCTGATTTCGTGCGCGCGACGGTGGGAGTCGACAACGTGTGCGAGCGCACGGCGCTCGCGGACGGGGGCAAGCTTATCTTCCCGAAGCTCGCTCACGGCGGCGTGACCGTCGCGTTTTCCAAGGTAACTATCAAACTTTCGTTTAAGGAGCGGTGA